A single region of the Eleginops maclovinus isolate JMC-PN-2008 ecotype Puerto Natales chromosome 4, JC_Emac_rtc_rv5, whole genome shotgun sequence genome encodes:
- the LOC134863081 gene encoding uncharacterized protein LOC134863081: MPPGGQAPVLVTRERWVSVTETDTKKGVEVRRNQTDIDQVIAFVQEELRGNDQMQRYRWLHLRAVQRGLVVSQETVRQIIKALDPHGVEMRRAHRLRRRLYTTRGPNALWHMDSYDKLKPFGICINGCIDGYSRYVLWMEAYTTNNDPKVIASYYLQCVERVGGCPERLRADRGTENGHVEGMQNFLRREHGDAFAGEKSFLYGRSTANQRIESWWGILRKQSVQFWMSLFKSVQDAGHFSGDFVDKSLMQFCFLELVQKELDEVVRTWNSHRIRPVPSRGDSGGRPVLLYTAPQIFGGEDRLKLFDQEEIDLCKEECRPKGQLPCDEDVFDLSVLLMQENGWDTPKDAFDAAELYTLLREEIRNNL; this comes from the exons ATGCCCCCCGGAGGGCAGGCACCTGTCCTGGTTACCAGAGAGCGGTGGGTGTCAGTCACCGAGACTGACACCAAAAAAGGAGTGGAAGT GAGGCGTAATCAGACCGACATAGACCAAGTGATAGCCTTCGTGCAGGAGGAACTGAGGGGAAATGACCAGATGCAGCGGTATCGTTGGCTGCACCTTCGAGCAGTTCAGAGGGGATTGGTAGTCTCGCAAGAAACAGTAAGGCAGATCATCAAAGCACTTGATCCACACGGGGTAGAAATGAGACGGGCGCATCGTCTGAGGCGGCGTCTGTATACAACCCGCGGGCCTAATGCACTTTGGCATATGGATTCATATGACAAATTGAAGCCATTTGGGATTTGCATCAACGGGTGCATCGATGGCTACAGTCGTTATGTCTTATGGATGGAGGCTTACACCACCAATAATGATCCCAAAGTCATTGCTTCCTACTACCTCCAGTGTGTTGAGCGTGTTGGGGGCTGTCCAGAGCGGCTGCGAGCTGACAGGGGCACTGAGAACGGTCACGTTGAGGGCATGCAAAACTTCCTAAGAAGAGAACACGGCGATGCATTTGCCGGCGAAAAGAGCTTCCTGTACGGCCGCAGCACTGCAAATCAGCGCATCGAATCCTGGTGGGGTATCCTTCGAAAGCAGAGCGTCCAATTTTGGATGAGCCTTTTCAAATCGGTGCAAGATGCTGGTCACTTCTCCGGGGATTTTGTGGATAAGAGTCTCATGCAATTTTGCTTCCTCGAACTAGTTCAG AAAGAGCTGGACGAGGTTGTACGGACATGGAATTCTCATCGAATCAGACCAGTTCCATCCAGGGGTGACTCTGGGGGTCGCCCAGTCCTACTCTACACAGCCCCACAGATTTTTGGTGGAGAGGACAGACTGAAGTTGTTTGATCAAGAGGAGATCGACCTTTGCAAGGAGGAGTGCAGACCCAAGGGTCAATTGCCTTGTGATGAAGATGTCTTTGATCTGTCAGTGTTGCTGATGCAGGAAAATGGATGGGACACTCCTAAAGATGCGTTTGATGCTGCTGAACTGTACACACTGTTACGAGAGGAGATACGAAATAATCTTTGA
- the LOC134863483 gene encoding coiled-coil domain-containing protein 81-like, producing the protein MTDILRLVSEMDGRTIPTLSQLSEKDINCIWADVSTFIEHQLAIHKGVHLAGLGTFTFSQQKLDIGNKFTMIQRPIFLLAGKLVQSLGLKQIRPLAAATHLPVVQLNFAAVSQETPFSRDMVEGCIRETLLLLFRALASEKNVFLIFQGIGVLSFRNNKVRMKFNRDFINAMDGTGRLLLAFNNRAVGSSVSLMSGGLSRLQRPQSANPVTLPTVCSPEPEKKAGDKTQDQRNAGEVPQQREPKSHQPLQPAKMKAVSLSEELNPQTTMKSTEKPTDSVSIREVTHKLDDPRVTANCFGHSRAGQELCYLCMQRAQRNVPVYLREQQQAEEKAQEKLLLLKEQQRDRQHMDQEQEKLNEQHEHAKQVATFNLQMSEKKEKNYFPLFPTSFVFPSRPFTPTPRIQQHRYMNELQDQIVTRRKQESRDQKNRLLLEHMDQVQLVQEMALQKAQQLQRKHERTTIYKRALDTQVRDRKSSDPPECQADNSGFNRCETATSNAEGRERAQKLFRINFSTATQRKKEELHNRQEQLQKEREVLKHNKMELILDHINRFEKRQDISKSLGDEWSRNTKLKHQREEEERRFLRSAGRLLVDKLAEYKCCCQCKRKTTNCGETNIWKDSHYLSGSQFMI; encoded by the exons ATGACTGACATACTTCGGCTGGTGTCAGAAATGGACGGGAGGACTATACCTACTCTGTCCCAGCTCTCCGAAAAAG ATATAAACTGTATTTGGGCTGATGTATCCACCTTCATTGAACATCAGCTGGCCATACATAAG GGAGTTCACCTGGCAGGACTTGGCACCTTCACCTTCTCTCAGCAGAAGTTGGACATAGGGAACAAGTTCACAATGATCCAAAGACCCATCTTCCTCCTGGCTGGCAAACTAGTCCAGTCTCTGGGTTTAAAGCAGATCAGGCCACTGGCTGCAG CAACACACCTACCAGTGGTGCAACTGAACTTTGCAGCTGTGTCACAAGAGACTCCTTTCAGTCGAGACATGGTGGAGGGATGCATTAGAGAaactcttcttctcctcttcagaGCGTTGGcctctgaaaaaaatgtattcctcaTATTCCAGGGAATTGGAGTTTTGTCCTTTAGGAACAACAAG GTGAGAATGAAGTTCAACAGGGATTTTATTAATGCCATGGATGGAACTGGTCGCCTGCTGTTAGCCTTTAACAAT AGAGCAGTGGGGAGCAGTGTCTCTTTAATGTCTGGTGGCCTGTCCAGGCTCCAGAGGCCACAGTCTGCCAACCCTGTAACCCTGCCAACTGTCTGCTCTCCAGAGCCAGAGAAAAAGGCTGGTGACAAAACGCAAGACCAAAGGAATGCAGGAG AAGTTCCCCAACAGAGAGAACCTAAATCCCATCAGCCTCTGCAGCCTGCCAAGATGAAAGCTGTTAGCCTGTCTGAAGAACTGAATCCACAAACCACCATGAAGTccacagaaaa GCCCACTGACTCGGTCTCAATACGAGAAGTCACTCACAAACTGGATGACCCTCGTGTGACTGCAAACTGCTTTGGACACAGTCGTGCTGGACAG GAGCTGTGCTACCTGTGCATGCAGCGTGCCCAAAGAAATGTTCCAGTGTACCTGAGGGAGCAGCAGCAAGCAGAGGAGAAAGCTCAGGAGAAGCTCTTACTGCTGAAAGaacaacagagagacaggcagcaCATGGACCaagaacag GAGAAACTAAATGAGCAACATGAGCATGCAAAGCAGGTTGCTACATTCAACCTACAAATgtcagaaaagaaagagaagaattACTTTCCTCTCTTCCCT ACTTCATTCGTCTTCCCATCACGGCCCTTCACTCCGACGCCGAGGATCCAGCAGCATCGCTACATGAACGAGCTTCAGGATCAGATAGTGACTCGCCGGAAACAGGAGTCCAGAGATCAGAAGAACCGTCTTCTCCTGGAGCATATGGATCAGGTCCAGCTGGTCCAGGA gatgGCTTTGCAGAAGGCTCAGCAGCTTCAGCGGAAACATGAGAGAACAACAATTTACAAAAGGGCCCTTGACACTCAG GTCAGGGATAGGAAGAGCTCAGACCCTCCAGAGTGCCAGGCTGACAACTCCGGTTTCAACCGCTGTGAGACAGCCACCAGCAACGCAGAGGGCCGAGAGAGGGCACAGAAG CTTTTCCGGATAAATTTCAGTACTGCCACTCAGCGGAAGAAGGAAGAACTACACAACCGCCAAGAACAGCTGCAGAAAGAGCGAGAAGTtctcaaacacaacaaaatgga GCTAATATTGGACCACATTAATCGCTTTGAGAAGAGGCAGGATATCAGTAAATCACTGGGGGACGAGTGGAGTCGCAACACAAAACTGAAACAccagcgagaggaggaggaaaggcgCTTCCTGAG GTCTGCTGGTCGGCTCCTGGTGGATAAGCTTGCAGAGTACAAGTGCTGCTGCCAGTGTAAGAGGAAGACAACCAACTGCGGAGAGACAAACATCTGGAAAGACTCTCATTACCTCTCCGGCTCACAGTTCATGATCTGA